A section of the Triticum dicoccoides isolate Atlit2015 ecotype Zavitan chromosome 7A, WEW_v2.0, whole genome shotgun sequence genome encodes:
- the LOC119334607 gene encoding jacalin-related lectin 19-like has product MQGSVLRMGPCGGGGGHDRDMDMRGVNRVVKLVIRHGDTVDAISVLYERNGREEWTDLWGGQGGTLSEICLRPDEHFTGVVGHYGEFDGSFVVRSLTFVSNARSFGPYGQEDGVPFALPAAGGKILGFHARSGRRLDALGTYVKMADQSRKTPRN; this is encoded by the exons ATGCAGGGGTCCGTTCTGAGGATGGGgccatgcggcggcggcggcggccacgacAGGGACATGGACATGCGCGGCGTCAACCGTGTGGTCAAGCTGGTCATCCGCCACGGCGACACCGTCGACGCCATCTCCGTCCTGTACGAGCGGAACGGCCGGGAGGAGTGGACCGACCTGTGGGGAGGACAAGGGGGAACGCTCTCTGAG ATCTGCCTGCGGCCAGACGAGCACTTCACCGGCGTCGTGGGCCACTACGGCGAGTTCGACGGCAGCTTCGTCGTGAGGTCGCTCACTTTCGTCAGCAACGCCCGCAGCTTCGGGCCGTACGGGCAGGAGGACGGCGTGCCGTTCGCGCTTCCCGCGGCCGGCGGCAAGATCCTCGGCTTCCACgcgcgctccggccgccgcctggaCGCGCTCGGCACCTACGTCAAGATGGCAGATCAGTCGCGAAAGACCCCACGGAACTGA